A part of Saccharomonospora amisosensis genomic DNA contains:
- a CDS encoding alkaline phosphatase D family protein, with product MPASGENESFTSTRRHVLVGGAAVGAAALTTTLPSTVAAAAPSPVRSGPHGGDPFTLGVASGEPDNHSVVLWTRLARDPLAEDGLGGMGSRTVEVDWEIARDERFRHIVRRGRERTGPDAGFAVHAEVAGLAPGREYFYRFRHGRHVSRPGRTRTAPPVGVLGSGLTMSFASCSQFEHGYFTAYRYLAADEPDLVLHLGDYIYEYRPQVYISPDGNVRDHAGPETETLANYRQRYGQYRTDADLQAAHAIAPWLVVPDDHEVDNNWAGDIYEKPNIPQPDFLQRRANAFRAYYENMPLRRRNMPQGSNIRLYRSVAWGSLANFHMLDTRQYRDDQACRDGWKVCEDSADPARTITGADQEAWLLEQFRRSRARWDVLGQQVFFARRVSGSGANSMDAWDGYKGSQERIAEGWLEAGVRNPVVLTGDVHTHWANELKENYADPDSRVIGTELVTSSISSGGNGADSDPADDPNLRRNPHIKFRNAQRGYVRTRITRDELRADFRVVERVTEPGAPARTRASFVIADRHPGLSEVQPG from the coding sequence GTGCCCGCATCAGGTGAAAATGAGTCCTTCACGTCAACACGTCGTCATGTACTCGTAGGAGGGGCCGCGGTCGGGGCCGCAGCGCTCACCACGACCCTGCCGAGCACCGTCGCGGCAGCCGCACCGTCTCCGGTGCGCTCCGGACCCCATGGCGGGGACCCCTTCACCCTCGGCGTCGCATCCGGCGAGCCCGACAACCACAGCGTGGTGTTGTGGACTCGCCTCGCCCGCGACCCGCTGGCCGAGGACGGGCTCGGTGGGATGGGATCACGCACCGTCGAGGTCGACTGGGAAATCGCGCGCGACGAGCGGTTCCGGCACATCGTGCGCCGCGGCCGGGAGCGCACCGGTCCCGACGCAGGCTTCGCGGTGCACGCCGAGGTCGCGGGACTGGCGCCCGGCCGCGAGTACTTCTACCGGTTCCGCCACGGCCGCCACGTCTCCCGGCCTGGCCGGACCCGCACCGCGCCACCGGTCGGTGTTCTCGGCTCCGGGCTCACGATGAGCTTCGCCTCCTGCTCGCAGTTCGAGCACGGCTACTTCACCGCCTACCGGTACCTCGCCGCAGACGAGCCCGACCTGGTGCTGCACCTGGGCGACTACATCTACGAGTACAGGCCGCAGGTCTACATCTCTCCCGACGGCAACGTTCGTGATCATGCCGGCCCGGAGACCGAGACCCTGGCCAACTACCGGCAGCGCTACGGGCAGTACCGGACCGACGCCGACCTGCAGGCAGCACACGCCATCGCCCCGTGGCTGGTCGTGCCTGACGACCACGAAGTGGACAACAACTGGGCGGGCGACATCTACGAGAAGCCGAACATCCCGCAACCCGACTTCCTGCAGCGCAGGGCGAACGCCTTCCGGGCGTACTACGAGAACATGCCGCTGCGCCGCCGCAACATGCCGCAGGGCTCCAACATCCGCCTCTACCGCTCGGTCGCGTGGGGCTCACTCGCCAACTTCCACATGCTCGACACCAGGCAGTACCGCGACGACCAGGCCTGCCGCGACGGCTGGAAGGTTTGCGAGGACTCCGCCGATCCCGCGAGGACGATCACGGGTGCCGACCAGGAGGCCTGGCTGCTCGAGCAGTTCCGCCGGTCACGCGCTCGCTGGGACGTGCTGGGTCAGCAGGTGTTCTTCGCCCGTAGGGTCAGTGGCTCCGGGGCCAACAGCATGGACGCCTGGGACGGTTACAAGGGTTCCCAGGAGCGCATCGCCGAAGGCTGGCTTGAGGCGGGCGTGCGCAACCCCGTGGTACTCACCGGCGACGTGCACACCCACTGGGCGAACGAGTTGAAGGAGAACTACGCCGACCCTGACAGCCGGGTGATCGGCACCGAGCTGGTGACCAGTTCCATCAGCTCGGGTGGCAACGGCGCCGACTCCGACCCTGCCGACGACCCCAACCTGCGACGCAACCCGCACATCAAGTTCCGCAACGCCCAGCGCGGTTATGTGCGCACGCGGATCACCCGCGACGAGCTGCGGGCCGACTTCCGAGTGGTGGAGCGCGTCACCGAGCCAGGTGCGCCTGCGCGTACGCGGGCGTCCTTCGTGATCGCCGACCGTCACCCCGGGCTTTCGGAGGTACAGCCCGGTTGA
- the tsaD gene encoding tRNA (adenosine(37)-N6)-threonylcarbamoyltransferase complex transferase subunit TsaD, which translates to MPSIIMGVETSCDETGVGLVRLHDDGTVELLADEVASSVEEHARFGGVVPEVASRAHLEAMAPTVRRAFQSAGLELSDVDAVAVTVGPGLAGALLVGVAAAKAYAAALDVPLYGVNHLAGHIAVDTLEHGPLPSPCLALLVSGGHTQLLRVDHIASKITEIGSTVDDAAGEAYDKVARLLGLPYPGGPPIDKAAKSGDAQAITFPRGMTGPRDAKFDFSFSGLKTAVARWVEAAESRGEQVPVADVAASFQEAVADVLTAKAVRAATESGIGTLVISGGVAANSRLSALARQRCAEAGIELRVPRPRLCTDNGAMIAALGAHVVAAGCAPSAMDLSANPALPVSTVSL; encoded by the coding sequence ATGCCATCGATCATCATGGGAGTCGAGACTTCTTGCGACGAGACGGGTGTCGGTCTCGTGCGGCTGCACGACGACGGCACCGTGGAACTGCTCGCCGACGAGGTTGCCTCCAGTGTGGAGGAGCATGCCCGCTTCGGCGGTGTGGTACCGGAGGTGGCCAGCAGAGCTCACCTCGAGGCGATGGCGCCGACCGTTCGTCGCGCTTTCCAAAGTGCTGGGCTGGAACTGTCGGACGTGGACGCGGTCGCCGTTACGGTCGGACCGGGGCTCGCCGGTGCGCTACTGGTTGGCGTTGCAGCGGCCAAGGCGTACGCGGCGGCGCTTGACGTGCCGCTGTACGGCGTCAACCACCTCGCGGGCCACATCGCTGTCGACACGTTGGAGCACGGGCCACTGCCTTCGCCGTGCCTGGCGTTGCTCGTCTCCGGTGGCCACACCCAGCTGCTGCGGGTTGACCACATCGCTTCGAAGATCACCGAAATCGGCTCGACCGTCGACGACGCGGCAGGCGAGGCCTACGACAAGGTGGCGAGGCTTCTGGGGCTGCCCTATCCCGGCGGCCCGCCCATCGACAAGGCGGCGAAGAGCGGTGATGCGCAGGCCATCACGTTCCCGCGCGGCATGACAGGCCCCCGTGACGCGAAGTTCGATTTCTCCTTCTCCGGGTTGAAGACCGCGGTGGCGCGGTGGGTCGAAGCCGCGGAGTCGCGTGGTGAGCAGGTGCCGGTCGCTGACGTGGCCGCGTCGTTCCAGGAGGCGGTCGCGGACGTGCTCACGGCGAAAGCGGTGCGGGCGGCGACCGAGTCCGGCATCGGAACGCTTGTCATCTCCGGCGGGGTGGCTGCGAACTCCCGCCTTTCGGCGCTGGCCAGGCAGCGGTGCGCCGAGGCGGGCATCGAGCTTCGCGTACCCCGGCCCCGGCTGTGTACCGACAACGGGGCGATGATCGCGGCGCTCGGCGCGCACGTGGTCGCGGCTGGTTGCGCGCCGAGCGCCATGGACCTCTCCGCCAACCCGGCGTTGCCGGTCAGCACCGTGTCCCTGTGA
- the tsaB gene encoding tRNA (adenosine(37)-N6)-threonylcarbamoyltransferase complex dimerization subunit type 1 TsaB — MLVLAIDTATPAVTAGVVDVRTGRLTVLAERVTVDARAHGELLTPHVMDAVRDAGTSLDQLDAIVCGVGPGPYTGLRAGIVTATALSHALNIPAYPVCSLDAIAAGIDAGAPFLVITDARRREVYWAAYDGAGTRTDGPHVDRPADLDASLTERVEHAHPSPRGLVRAAREALLNDQPAAPLTPLYLRRPDVAQPGARKRVTVP, encoded by the coding sequence GTGCTTGTACTCGCCATCGACACCGCGACACCCGCGGTCACCGCCGGGGTCGTCGACGTGCGCACGGGGAGGCTGACCGTGCTCGCCGAGCGGGTCACGGTCGATGCCCGCGCGCACGGCGAGTTGCTCACCCCGCACGTCATGGACGCCGTCCGCGATGCCGGGACGAGCCTCGACCAACTCGACGCCATCGTGTGCGGGGTGGGGCCCGGGCCCTACACCGGGCTCCGAGCGGGCATTGTCACCGCCACCGCCCTCTCGCACGCTCTGAACATCCCCGCCTACCCGGTCTGCAGCCTCGACGCTATAGCCGCGGGGATTGACGCCGGTGCCCCTTTCCTCGTCATCACCGACGCGCGGCGCCGCGAGGTGTACTGGGCGGCCTACGACGGAGCGGGCACCCGCACCGACGGTCCGCACGTCGACCGGCCTGCCGACCTCGACGCCTCCCTCACCGAACGCGTCGAACACGCTCACCCCAGCCCACGTGGCCTGGTTCGGGCAGCGCGCGAAGCGCTACTCAACGATCAGCCCGCCGCACCGTTGACCCCGCTCTACCTGCGCAGGCCGGACGTCGCGCAGCCCGGCGCGCGAAAGCGGGTGACCGTGCCGTGA
- the groES gene encoding co-chaperone GroES: MSVNIKPLEDKIVVQTSEAEETTASGLVIPDTAKEKPQEGKVLAVGPGRIDDKGNRVPMDVKEGDVVIYSKYGGTEVKYNGEDYLILSARDVLAVIN; this comes from the coding sequence GTGAGCGTGAACATCAAGCCGCTCGAGGACAAGATCGTTGTCCAGACGAGCGAGGCCGAGGAGACGACGGCGTCCGGCCTCGTCATCCCCGACACCGCGAAGGAAAAGCCCCAGGAGGGCAAGGTCCTGGCCGTCGGCCCGGGCCGCATCGACGACAAGGGCAACCGCGTCCCGATGGACGTCAAGGAAGGCGACGTCGTCATCTACTCCAAGTACGGCGGCACCGAGGTCAAGTACAACGGCGAGGACTACTTGATCCTGTCCGCCCGCGATGTGCTGGCCGTCATCAACTGA
- a CDS encoding acyl-CoA synthetase, translated as MLFPALQSATTKEALRFGDRTLTYADLALVAGALAHRLRRLDHDRPRVAIWATASLETSVATVAALLAGVPAVPINPKAGERELAHIVSDSTPALVLAPPGTDLPSELHRVAREDVSIEGGAGDLPPEVESETPALIVYTSGTTGPPKGVVLPRRAIASTLDALEDAWQWTADDVLVHALPLFHVHGLILAILGPLRRGGTVHHIGRFSTQQIARELTGEATMMFGVPTMYHRIASEVATDHTLANALRDARLLVSGSAALPMRDHQLITEATGQQVVERYGMTETLMNTSVRADGPRKPGTVGPPLRGVELRLIDEDGNTVELGDTETVGEIQVRGPNLFTGYLNRPDATAEAFDGDWFRTGDMATRDTDGYVRIVGRKATDLIKSGGYKIGAGEIENALLEHPGVAEVAVTGEPDPDLGERIVAWVVPSDEPAVKETELVDHVAKLLSPHKRPRAVRFLGALPRNHMGKVMKRALDT; from the coding sequence GTGCTCTTTCCCGCTTTGCAGTCGGCGACCACCAAGGAAGCGCTGCGCTTCGGTGACAGGACACTGACCTACGCCGACCTCGCCCTGGTGGCGGGCGCACTTGCTCACCGACTGCGCCGGTTGGACCACGATCGGCCACGGGTCGCCATCTGGGCGACCGCGAGCCTGGAGACCAGCGTGGCGACCGTGGCGGCACTGCTCGCGGGTGTGCCCGCCGTGCCGATCAATCCGAAAGCGGGCGAGCGGGAACTGGCACACATCGTCTCCGACAGCACGCCTGCCCTGGTGTTGGCGCCACCGGGTACGGACCTGCCTTCGGAGTTGCACCGCGTCGCCCGCGAAGACGTCAGCATCGAGGGTGGCGCAGGTGACCTCCCGCCGGAGGTCGAGAGCGAGACACCCGCATTGATCGTGTACACCTCGGGCACCACTGGTCCGCCGAAGGGAGTCGTGCTGCCACGCAGGGCCATCGCCAGCACGCTCGACGCCCTAGAGGACGCGTGGCAATGGACGGCCGACGACGTGCTGGTGCACGCGCTGCCGTTGTTCCACGTACACGGCTTGATCCTCGCGATCCTCGGCCCGCTTCGCCGCGGTGGCACCGTGCACCACATCGGCCGGTTCTCCACCCAGCAGATCGCCAGGGAACTCACCGGCGAGGCCACCATGATGTTCGGCGTTCCAACGATGTATCACCGCATCGCTTCGGAAGTCGCCACCGACCACACGCTGGCGAACGCTTTGCGCGACGCCCGACTGCTGGTATCCGGATCAGCGGCCCTTCCGATGCGCGATCACCAACTCATCACCGAAGCCACCGGGCAACAGGTCGTCGAACGCTACGGCATGACCGAGACACTCATGAACACCAGCGTGCGGGCCGACGGGCCGCGCAAACCAGGAACCGTCGGACCGCCACTGCGTGGTGTCGAACTGCGGTTGATCGACGAAGACGGCAACACGGTCGAGCTCGGTGACACGGAGACCGTCGGCGAAATCCAGGTACGCGGGCCCAACCTGTTCACCGGATACCTGAACCGACCCGACGCGACCGCGGAGGCCTTCGACGGCGACTGGTTCCGCACCGGCGACATGGCCACCCGCGATACCGATGGTTACGTGCGCATCGTCGGGCGGAAGGCCACCGACCTCATCAAGAGCGGCGGATACAAGATCGGCGCGGGCGAGATCGAGAACGCGCTGCTCGAACACCCCGGCGTCGCCGAGGTCGCCGTCACCGGTGAGCCGGACCCCGACCTCGGTGAACGCATCGTTGCCTGGGTCGTGCCCAGCGACGAGCCCGCGGTGAAGGAGACCGAACTGGTCGACCACGTCGCCAAGCTGCTTTCGCCGCACAAACGTCCCCGCGCAGTGCGGTTCCTCGGCGCGCTACCACGCAATCACATGGGCAAGGTCATGAAGCGAGCCCTCGATACTTGA
- the tsaE gene encoding tRNA (adenosine(37)-N6)-threonylcarbamoyltransferase complex ATPase subunit type 1 TsaE, giving the protein MAQVSFELPSPEDTVQFGRSLGRLLRAGDLVLLAGPLGAGKTTMARGIAEGMGVSGRVSSPTFVLARVHPAGDPGVPLVHVDAYRLGDDLSQLDDLDLDTDLEEAAIVVEWGEGLAERLSEDYLVVRLGRRPDDVRVVSLEPHGDWTERAPQARLAG; this is encoded by the coding sequence GTGGCGCAGGTGAGTTTCGAGCTACCCTCGCCCGAGGACACGGTCCAGTTCGGACGTTCATTGGGACGCCTGCTTCGAGCGGGCGACCTGGTGCTACTCGCAGGACCACTCGGAGCGGGCAAGACGACAATGGCAAGGGGGATCGCGGAGGGGATGGGGGTTTCCGGCCGCGTCAGCTCGCCGACTTTCGTGCTCGCTCGTGTGCACCCGGCTGGTGATCCGGGCGTACCTCTCGTGCATGTCGACGCCTACCGGCTCGGTGACGACCTTTCCCAACTCGACGACCTCGACCTGGACACCGATCTCGAGGAAGCGGCGATCGTGGTGGAGTGGGGAGAGGGGCTGGCCGAACGCCTCTCGGAGGATTACCTCGTGGTGCGTCTCGGCCGCCGACCTGACGACGTCCGGGTCGTCAGCCTCGAACCCCATGGCGACTGGACCGAGCGGGCACCACAAGCACGGTTAGCGGGCTAA
- a CDS encoding WhiB family transcriptional regulator, with protein sequence MADTRRLPGPNADVWDWQLEGACRGMDSGSFFHPDGERGPARARREARAKAICHTCPVLRICREHALAVHEPYGIWGGLSESERETIIRSQKRALTLTGH encoded by the coding sequence ATGGCAGACACGCGCAGACTCCCTGGCCCGAACGCGGATGTTTGGGACTGGCAACTGGAGGGGGCATGCAGGGGGATGGACAGCGGTTCTTTCTTTCACCCTGACGGGGAAAGGGGGCCGGCGAGAGCAAGGCGGGAGGCACGGGCCAAGGCGATCTGCCATACATGCCCTGTGCTGCGGATTTGTCGGGAACACGCGCTCGCGGTGCACGAGCCGTACGGCATCTGGGGCGGCCTTTCGGAATCGGAACGGGAGACGATCATCAGGTCGCAGAAGCGTGCGTTGACCCTGACAGGACACTAG
- a CDS encoding response regulator transcription factor — MTTVLICDDRRSVREGLTRVMSAVSGVSRIDCVAHGDELLARYSRQPVDVVLVGTQRAVPTGVEATRRLVSANPQANVIVFGAPDDAGSIAAAIAGGARGYLRWDASRPELVAALAHTLASTSVPAPRQPSDPGVQLTERELQVLRGMSQGKSNGQIGRELYLSEDTVKTHARRLFRKLGVRDRAQAVAHGFRRGLVS; from the coding sequence GTGACGACGGTCTTGATTTGCGACGACCGACGCAGTGTTCGCGAAGGGCTGACCCGCGTGATGTCCGCCGTTTCCGGCGTCAGTCGTATCGACTGTGTAGCGCACGGTGACGAGTTGCTTGCCAGGTATTCCCGGCAGCCGGTCGACGTGGTGCTCGTGGGCACGCAGCGCGCTGTTCCCACCGGTGTGGAAGCCACTCGCAGGCTCGTGTCGGCCAACCCGCAGGCCAACGTGATCGTGTTCGGCGCCCCCGACGACGCGGGCAGTATCGCCGCGGCCATCGCGGGTGGTGCGCGTGGCTACCTCCGTTGGGACGCCTCCCGTCCCGAGTTGGTGGCCGCGCTGGCCCACACGCTCGCCAGCACCTCGGTACCCGCCCCGCGGCAGCCCTCCGATCCCGGTGTGCAGCTGACTGAGCGCGAGCTGCAGGTGCTGCGCGGCATGAGCCAGGGCAAGAGCAACGGACAGATCGGTCGTGAACTCTACCTGTCCGAGGACACGGTCAAGACGCACGCGCGACGGCTGTTCCGCAAGCTCGGCGTCCGCGACCGCGCGCAGGCAGTCGCACACGGCTTCCGCCGTGGGCTCGTATCCTGA
- a CDS encoding alpha/beta fold hydrolase: protein MSTGEETRAEELTLAEPACRVSTVAADDGAPLAVEEVDPPSGKGAVVTVVGVHGFALSRRSWRFQRRDFASLRSPRVRQVYYDHRGHGQSAPSDARTSTIEQLADDLHAVIRAVAPDGALVLAGHSMGGMVIMELAQKHPELFSERVRGVALIATAAGEVGSHGLGRSLLSKYNPVTRGVGELAGWQPGLVEFVRAAGGQLTRHAVRRLAFGKGNVSTELVDFMQEMLRVSPVRQLVSFAETLGSHNRYAALAGLRHAQVLVVGADADRITPFSHAERMAAELPQARLVRVMDAGHMVHLERPELVNDHLRQLLRSCSGARSKRSTRRIFWWRR, encoded by the coding sequence ATGAGCACGGGGGAGGAAACACGAGCCGAAGAGCTGACGCTGGCCGAACCTGCCTGCCGCGTCTCCACCGTCGCGGCCGACGACGGCGCACCGTTGGCTGTGGAAGAGGTCGATCCACCCAGCGGCAAGGGCGCAGTGGTGACCGTGGTCGGTGTGCACGGCTTTGCCTTGTCGCGGCGAAGTTGGCGGTTCCAGCGGAGGGACTTCGCCTCACTGCGGTCGCCTAGGGTGCGTCAGGTCTACTACGACCACAGAGGACATGGGCAGTCGGCGCCGTCGGACGCGCGGACGAGCACCATCGAACAACTCGCCGACGACCTGCACGCGGTCATCCGTGCCGTGGCGCCTGACGGAGCGCTGGTGCTTGCAGGCCACTCCATGGGTGGCATGGTGATCATGGAGCTGGCACAGAAGCACCCGGAACTGTTCTCCGAACGCGTTCGCGGCGTCGCGCTGATCGCGACCGCTGCGGGGGAGGTTGGCAGCCACGGCCTTGGCAGGTCGCTGCTGTCCAAGTACAACCCGGTCACCCGTGGGGTCGGTGAACTGGCGGGCTGGCAGCCCGGGCTTGTTGAGTTCGTCCGTGCGGCGGGCGGTCAGCTCACCAGGCACGCGGTCCGCAGGCTGGCGTTCGGCAAGGGGAATGTCAGCACGGAGCTGGTCGACTTCATGCAGGAGATGCTGCGGGTATCCCCGGTGCGGCAGTTGGTCAGCTTCGCCGAGACGCTCGGCAGCCACAACCGTTATGCCGCGCTCGCGGGGCTGAGGCACGCGCAGGTGCTGGTCGTTGGCGCCGATGCCGACCGGATTACGCCGTTCTCGCACGCTGAGCGCATGGCCGCCGAGCTACCGCAGGCGAGGCTCGTGCGGGTCATGGACGCGGGACATATGGTGCACCTGGAGCGACCGGAGCTGGTCAACGACCATCTCCGGCAGTTGCTTCGGTCGTGCTCGGGTGCGCGAAGCAAGAGATCGACGCGGAGGATCTTCTGGTGGCGCAGGTGA
- the groL gene encoding chaperonin GroEL (60 kDa chaperone family; promotes refolding of misfolded polypeptides especially under stressful conditions; forms two stacked rings of heptamers to form a barrel-shaped 14mer; ends can be capped by GroES; misfolded proteins enter the barrel where they are refolded when GroES binds) — MPKQINFDEDARRALERGVDKLADAVKVTLGPRGRHVVLDKKFGGPTITLDGVTVAREIELDDPFENLGAQLAKNVATKTNDVAGDGTTTATVLAQALVSVGLRNVAAGANPTALGKGIEAAADKIIEVLKDKATPVKGRDNIAQVGTVTSRDANIGALLGEAVEKVGEDGVITVEESSTLATELSITEGVQFDKGFISAHFATNAEEQRAIIEDAYVLLHREKISALADLLPLLEKVAEAKKPLLIIAEDVEGEALSTLVVNALRKTITAVAVKAPFFGDRRKAFLDDLAVVTGAQVVSGEVGLKLSEVGIDVLGKARRIEVTKDTTTIVDGAGTKADIDARIAQIRKEIETTDSDWDREKLQERLAKLGGGVAVIKVGAATETELNERKHRIEDAVASTKAAVEEGIVPGGGSALVHAAKELESGLGLSGDEATGVKIVREALVAPLRWIANNAGHEGPVIVSKVQEQSWGQGFNAATGELTDLLAAGIVDPVKVTRSAVANAASIARLVLTTESSVVDKPEEEEGNGAGNGHGHSH; from the coding sequence ATGCCAAAGCAGATCAACTTCGACGAGGACGCTCGTAGAGCGCTCGAACGTGGCGTCGACAAGCTCGCCGACGCGGTCAAGGTGACCCTCGGGCCGCGCGGTAGGCACGTCGTGCTGGACAAGAAGTTCGGCGGCCCCACGATCACGCTCGACGGCGTCACGGTCGCGCGCGAGATCGAGCTGGACGACCCGTTCGAGAACCTCGGCGCGCAACTGGCGAAGAACGTCGCGACGAAGACCAACGACGTCGCAGGGGACGGCACCACAACGGCGACCGTGCTCGCCCAGGCGCTGGTGTCCGTCGGGCTGCGCAACGTCGCTGCCGGCGCCAACCCGACAGCGCTCGGCAAGGGCATCGAGGCCGCGGCCGACAAGATCATCGAGGTGCTCAAGGACAAGGCGACGCCGGTCAAGGGCCGGGACAACATCGCCCAGGTGGGCACCGTCACCTCGCGCGACGCCAACATCGGCGCGTTGCTGGGTGAGGCCGTGGAGAAGGTCGGCGAGGACGGTGTGATCACCGTGGAGGAGTCCTCCACGCTGGCCACCGAGCTGTCGATCACCGAGGGTGTGCAGTTCGACAAGGGCTTCATCTCGGCGCACTTCGCGACCAACGCGGAGGAGCAGCGGGCGATCATCGAGGACGCCTACGTGCTGCTGCACCGGGAGAAGATCTCGGCGCTGGCCGACCTGCTCCCGCTGCTGGAGAAGGTGGCGGAGGCCAAGAAGCCGCTGCTGATCATCGCCGAGGATGTCGAGGGCGAGGCGCTTTCGACTCTGGTGGTCAACGCGCTGCGCAAGACGATCACCGCCGTGGCGGTCAAGGCACCGTTCTTCGGTGACCGCCGTAAGGCGTTCCTCGATGACCTCGCCGTCGTCACCGGCGCCCAGGTCGTGTCCGGTGAGGTGGGCCTGAAACTGTCGGAGGTGGGGATCGACGTGCTGGGCAAGGCCCGGCGTATCGAGGTCACCAAGGACACCACCACGATCGTTGATGGCGCGGGCACCAAGGCCGACATCGACGCACGCATCGCCCAGATCCGCAAGGAGATCGAGACTACCGACTCCGACTGGGACAGGGAGAAGCTGCAGGAGCGCCTCGCCAAGCTCGGCGGCGGGGTGGCGGTCATCAAGGTTGGTGCGGCTACCGAGACCGAACTCAACGAGCGCAAGCACCGTATCGAGGACGCCGTCGCCTCTACCAAGGCGGCCGTCGAGGAAGGCATCGTGCCCGGCGGCGGTTCCGCACTAGTGCACGCGGCCAAGGAGCTGGAGAGCGGGCTCGGCCTCAGCGGCGACGAGGCGACCGGCGTGAAGATCGTCCGCGAGGCGCTGGTCGCGCCGTTGCGGTGGATCGCCAACAACGCGGGCCACGAGGGCCCCGTCATCGTGTCCAAGGTTCAGGAGCAGAGCTGGGGGCAGGGCTTCAACGCCGCCACCGGTGAGCTCACCGACCTGCTGGCGGCGGGCATCGTGGACCCAGTGAAGGTGACACGCTCCGCTGTCGCCAACGCCGCTTCCATCGCGCGGCTCGTGCTCACCACGGAGAGCTCCGTGGTGGACAAGCCGGAGGAGGAAGAGGGCAACGGCGCCGGAAACGGGCACGGCCACTCCCACTGA
- the rimI gene encoding ribosomal protein S18-alanine N-acetyltransferase, translating to MRLEPLRGKHIRRCVELERILFSGDSPWSASAFHAELQAGGFYLAALTDDDQLAGYAGLAMVGTPGDWEASVHTIGVHPDFQGQGIGTALLRALLARADELHALVTLEVRTDNDSAIRLYERHGFSRIGLRKRYYQPSGADAYTMMRQARGTQEVAG from the coding sequence GTGAGGCTCGAGCCGCTGCGCGGCAAGCACATCCGCCGCTGTGTCGAGCTGGAGCGGATCCTGTTCTCCGGTGACTCACCGTGGAGCGCGAGCGCCTTCCACGCCGAACTGCAGGCGGGTGGCTTCTACCTGGCCGCGCTCACCGATGACGACCAACTCGCCGGATACGCGGGCCTGGCGATGGTGGGCACACCGGGGGACTGGGAGGCCAGCGTGCACACCATCGGCGTGCATCCCGACTTCCAGGGGCAGGGCATCGGCACCGCGCTGCTGCGTGCGCTGCTGGCGAGGGCCGATGAGCTGCACGCACTGGTGACCCTCGAGGTCCGCACCGACAACGACTCGGCCATCAGGCTGTACGAGCGACACGGCTTCAGCCGGATCGGCCTGCGCAAACGCTACTACCAGCCCTCGGGCGCCGACGCCTACACGATGATGCGGCAGGCCCGTGGCACACAGGAGGTGGCAGGGTGA
- a CDS encoding sigma-70 family RNA polymerase sigma factor, protein MATVGDGLDESVAAAVEGDPQAVERLLAAIRPLVVRYCRARVGRQERSFASADDVAQEVCLAVLTALPSYRDQGRPFLAFVYGIAQHKVADAHRAAARNRAEPVAELPDEIEGGVGPEQRALQGELNERMSQLLQVLPEKQREIVVLRVVVGLSAEETAEAVGSTPGAVRVAQHRALARLRKALAAEEVV, encoded by the coding sequence ATGGCCACTGTGGGGGATGGACTAGACGAATCAGTCGCCGCCGCTGTCGAGGGTGATCCTCAAGCAGTCGAGCGGCTGCTGGCCGCTATCCGTCCTCTTGTGGTGCGGTATTGCCGTGCCAGGGTAGGCAGGCAGGAACGCTCGTTCGCCTCGGCGGACGACGTAGCCCAGGAGGTGTGTCTCGCGGTGCTCACGGCATTGCCCTCGTACCGTGATCAAGGCCGCCCTTTCCTGGCTTTCGTCTACGGAATCGCCCAACACAAGGTGGCCGACGCGCACCGCGCGGCCGCTCGGAACCGGGCAGAACCTGTCGCGGAGCTCCCGGACGAGATCGAAGGCGGTGTCGGCCCCGAACAGCGGGCTCTACAGGGCGAGCTGAACGAACGGATGTCGCAGTTGCTGCAGGTCCTGCCGGAGAAACAACGCGAGATCGTGGTGTTGCGTGTGGTCGTCGGTCTTTCCGCTGAAGAGACCGCCGAGGCCGTGGGTTCGACGCCCGGCGCGGTCAGGGTCGCCCAGCATCGTGCCCTGGCGCGACTACGCAAGGCACTGGCCGCTGAGGAGGTGGTCTGA